One window from the genome of Kryptolebias marmoratus isolate JLee-2015 linkage group LG1, ASM164957v2, whole genome shotgun sequence encodes:
- the fzd10 gene encoding frizzled-10, translating into MRDFCLYSTLQLLSETEGMLLQQITEMCSAVKLSLVPVLLVLWSSRGSAISSIDPDWSGEGRCQHINIPLCKDIGYNMTRMPNLMGHDDQKEAAIKLQEFSTLIQYGCHGHLKFFLCSLYAPMCTEQVSNPIPACRVMCEQVKLKCSPILERFNFPWPDSLDCSRLPTKNDPNNLCMEAPNNGSDEPPKVSHTQPPEFRPQRPMSGHDLHLKAGGGGGRQTCSNPGKFHFVEKSESCAPKCYSKVDVYWSQGDKQFSLVWMSIWSILCFVSSAFTVLTFLIDPQRFKYPERPIIFLSMSYCVYSVGYLIRLFVGADRIACDRDNGVQYIIQEGLESTGCTIVFLILYYFGMASSLWWVILTLTWFLAAGKKWGHEAIEANSSYFHLAAWAIPAVKTIMILVMRKVAGDELTGVCYVGSMDVKALTGFVLIPLSCYLIIGTSFLLSGFVALFHIRKIMKTEGENTDKLEKLMVRIGVFSVLYTVPATCVIACYFYERLNMDYWRILAAEQKCVEGSGPESDECVMKASIPAVEIFMVKLFMLLVVGITSGMWIWTSKTLQSWQNVFSRKLKKRTRRKAASVFTSSRPYIKPHPSFKGPNAKYEPTRAPPTCV; encoded by the exons ATGCGGGATTTCTGTCTTTATTCAACTCTGCAACTCTTAAGTGAAACGGAGGGGATGCTTTTGCAACAAATAACtga gaTGTGTTCGGCTGTGAAATTGAGCCTAGTCCCTGTGCTGCTGGTGCTGTGGAGCAGCCGGGGTTCGGCCATCAGCTCCATAGACCCTGACTGGTCGGGAGAGGGTCGGTGTCAGCACATCAACATCCCCCTGTGCAAAGACATAGGCTACAACATGACCCGCATGCCAAACCTCATGGGCCATGACGATCAGAAGGAGGCCGCCATAAAGCTGCAGGAGTTCTCCACGCTGATACAGTACGGGTGTCACGGCCACCTCAAGTTCTTCCTGTGCTCGCTGTATGCGCCGATGTGCACGGAGCAGGTGTCCAACCCCATCCCGGCGTGCCGCGTCATGTGCGAGCAGGTCAAGCTGAAGTGCTCGCCCATCCTGGAGCGGTTCAACTTCCCCTGGCCCGACTCCCTGGACTGCTCCCGCCTCCCCACCAAGAACGACCCCAACAATCTGTGCATGGAGGCGCCCAACAACGGCTCCGACGAGCCCCCCAAGGTGTCCCACACCCAGCCGCCGGAGTTCAGGCCACAGCGGCCCATGAGTGGCCACGACCTGCACCTCAAGGCCGGCGGCGGAGGCGGCAGGCAGACCTGCAGCAACCCCGGCAAGTTCCACTTCGTGGAGAAGAGCGAGTCGTGCGCCCCAAAGTGCTACTCGAAGGTGGACGTGTACTGGAGCCAGGGGGACAAGCAGTTCTCCCTGGTGTGGATGTCCATCTGGTCCATCCTCTGCTTCGTCTCCAGTGCCTTCACTGTCCTCACGTTCCTCATTGACCCGCAGAGATTCAAGTACCCCGAGAGGCCAATCATCTTCCTCTCCATGTCCTACTGCGTGTACTCTGTGGGCTACCTCATTCGACTTTTTGTGGGAGCTGATAGAATAGCCTGTGACAGGGACAATGGGGTCCAGTACATTATCCAGGAAGGTCTGGAGAGCACCGGCTGCACCATTGTCTTCCTCATCCTGTATTACTTTGGCATGGCCAGCTCCCTCTGGTGGGTCATCCTGACCCTAACGTGGTTCCTGGCTGCGGGGAAGAAGTGGGGCCACGAGGCCATCGAGGCCAACAGCAGCTACTTCCACCTGGCTGCGTGGGCCATCCCGGCCGTGAAGACCATCATGATCCTGGTGATGCGGAAGGTGGCCGGGGACGAGCTGACGGGCGTCTGCTACGTGGGCAGCATGGACGTGAAGGCCCTCACCGGCTTCGTGCTCATCCCCCTCTCCTGCTACCTCATCATCGGCACCTCGTTCCTGCTGTCTGGCTTCGTGGCCCTCTTCCACATCCGCAAGATCATGAAGACCGAGGGCGAGAACACCGACAAGCTGGAGAAGCTGATGGTGCGCATCGGCGTCTTCTCGGTGCTCTACACGGTCCCGGCCACCTGCGTCATCGCCTGCTACTTCTACGAGCGGCTCAACATGGACTACTGGCGCATCCTCGCCGCCGAGCAGAAGTGCGTGGAGGGCAGCGGGCCCGAGTCGGACGAGTGCGTCATGAAGGCCTCCATCCCCGCCGTGGAGATCTTCATGGTGAAGCTCTTCATGCTGCTGGTGGTGGGCATCACCAGCGGCATGTGGATCTGGACCTCCAAGACGCTGCAGTCGTGGCAGAACGTGTtcagcaggaagctgaagaagaggacgaggaggaaggcCGCCAGCGTCTTCACCAGCAGCAGGCCTTACATCAAACCTCACCCATCCTTCAAAGGGCCCAACGCCAAGTACGAGCCCACGCGTGCTCCTCCGACTTGTGTATGA